TGTAAGGATCTGTCGAAGGCGTAGTAATCTTCACTGTGGGTGGAGTAGAAATACGCTGCGGTTTAAAGATCACTACAGTTTGGTCCGAAGCATTACCATCTTGGTTGCTGGCCGAAACGACAATCGTATTATTCCCCTGTTGTAGGCGGACATTATTAGCGACAAAGCTAGTTCCGCTAAAGCTAAAGTTGCGAACGGTTTGTCCGTTTACCGTAAAGCGAACATTACTGCTACTGCCTACATGCTGGATGCTAGCTTTTACAGTTGTGCTATTGCTTGTGCTTGTATAAGGATCAGCTGAAGGAGTTGTAATATTGACCGTAGGGGGAGTGGGAACTCGCTGCGGCTTGTAAATAATCGTGGTTTGGTCCGAAGCATTACCATCTTGGTTGCTGGCCGAAACGACAATCGTATTATTCCCCTGTTGTAGGCGGACATTATTAGCGACAAAGCTAGTTCCGCTAAAGCTAAAGTTGCGAACGGTTTGTCCGTTTACCGTAAAGCGAACATTACTGCTACTGCCTACATGCTGGATGCTAGCTTTTACAGTTGTGCTATTGCTTGTGCTTGTATAAGGATCAGCTGAAGGAGTTGTAATATTGACCGTAGGGGGAGTGGGAACTCGCTGCGGCTTGTAAATAATCGTGGTTTGGTCCGAAGCATTACCATCTTGGTTGCTGGCCGAAACGACAATCGTATTATTCCCCTGTTGTAGGCGGACATTATTAGCGACAAAGCTAGTTCCGCTAAAGCTAAAGTTGCGAACGGTTTGTCCGTTTACCTTAAAGCGAACTGCACGGTTGTTATCTACATGCTGAATACTGGCTCTAATTGTCGTTGTATTGCTCGGCGTATTATAAGGATTGGCCGAGGGCGTAGTAATATCTACTGTAGGTGGGGTAGCTACGCGCTGTGGCTTATAGATAATGGTGGTTTGGTCCGAAGCGGTACCATCTTGGTTGCTGGCCGAAATCACGACTACATTATTACCCTGTTGTAGCGAAACATTATTGGCGCTAAAGCTGCTGCCGCTGAGGCTAAATCGACGAATTGTTTGCCCATTTACCTGCATTTGCACATCATTGCTATTATTCACATTGCGAATGGTTGCGCGGATGTTTGCCTGACTAGCGCTAGAGGTATAAGGGTCGGCAGAAGGACTTGTAATACTTACTGTAGGTGGATTGGGGTTGCGCTGCGGCTTGTAGATAATCGTGGTTTGGTCTGAAGCAGTACCATCTGGGTTGCTAGCCGAAATCACGACTACATTATTACCTTGCTGTAGATTCACATTGGTCGCCACAAAGTTGGTCCCCGCAAAGCTAAAGTTGCGTATTGTTTGCCCATTTACCTGCATTTGCACATCATTGCTATTGTTCACATTGCGAATCGTCGCCCGAATCGTCGCCCGATTAGTAGAAGCCGTATAAGGATCTGCTGAAGGGCTAGTGATGTTTACCGTAGGAGGTGTGGGGGTACGCTGCGGCTGATAAATAATGGTCGTTTGATCCGAAGCATTGCCATCTTGGTTGCTGGCCGAAATAACAATAAAGTTATTGCCCTGCTGTAGGTTGATGCCCGTGGCCACAAAGCTAGTTCCGCTAAAGCTAAAGCTGCTAGAGGCCTGACCGTTTACGGTAAAGCTGATGTCGCGGCTAGTGCGTACATTGCGAATGGTCGCCCGAATGGTCGCATTATTATTACTGCTGTTGTATGGATTGGCCGAAGGTGTCGTAATGTTTACCGTGGGAGGTGTAGCATTGCGCACTGGCTGATAGATAATGCTCGTCTGATCCGAACCATTTCCATCGCTGTTGCTAGCTGTAATGACAATGTTATTGCTTCCTTGCTGCAAGTTGATGTTGCTCGCCACAAAGCTAGTTCCACTAAAACTAAAGTTGCGAACTACCTGACCATTTACGGTGAAACTAATGTTGCTGCTGCTCCGAACATTGCGAATAGTCGCACGAATGGTCGCACTGCTGCTCGAGCTGTTATAGGGATTAGAAGAAGGACTCGTAATGTTTACCGTAGGGGGATTGGGGTTGTTTGTATTGTTGTTTACAGGCTGCTTGTAAATAATAACAGTCTGGTCAGAGGCCTGACCCGCATTATTACTAGCCGATACGACTACCGTGTTGCTGCCATTTTGCAAAGAAATATTGCTCAAGCTAAAGCTGCTTCCACTAAAGCTAAAGTTATTAACCGATTGACCGTTTAGCGTACAACTTACATTGTTGCTGCTGTTTACGTTGCGAATGGTCGCTCTTACACTAGCAGAACTGCTGCTTGTGGTATAAGGATTGGCCGAGGGAGTCGTAATGACTACGCTGGGGGGAGGATCCTGACGAATAATAGGCTCGTAGTTAATAGTGGCCACATCTTGGTCGGTTCCAGAGGGGTTGTTTGCCCGAATGTTGATGTTGTTGGCTCCCTGCTGCAATCGAATCGTTACTTGAAAATTCCCATTGCTATAGCTAAAGTTGTCAATTACCTGCCCATTCTGAATAAAACGAATATCACTGGCCGAACGTACGTTCCGAACAGTCGCCCGTACAGTATAACTGCTGTTGTTGGTCGTGGCCGAACTGCCCGAAGGGTTCGTAAAGCTTACCTGCGGAGGCGCCGCCTGAGGATCTGGCAAAGGCTTCACTTCCTCCTCATGATGGTCCGTCAAACGACCATGAATAAAGAAATTGGAAAAATGATGAATCTCATTGTTGCCATCCCGAACAACCCCGTCAAAGTTGTCCGTTAAGGTCCAGTTCACTCGATGCCCAAAACCAATAGCAAAACGAGGCGTTACCCAATATCCCAACTCAAAACCAACAGAAGGCGTAAAGATGACGCTATAATCTCCCCAACCATCGGTAAAGGTCTCATAGTCGCCATCACGGCCACCCACAAGCTGGTCCACAATCTCAGAAGAGCTTAAGGTCGAGTCTCCCGCTACACTATTATAAAGGTTGATGTACTCATCATCCAAAAAAACACGCTGGTCCAACTGATCATAAGCTACCCGATACCAACCCAATCCAATTCCACCATAAAGCGATAACCAGATGTTGTGATTGCGACGTAGGTTCTCAAAGTTGATTCTAGCTTCCAATGACAAATCATTAAAGGCGGTGCGGTGGTTGTGGTACACAAAGTTGCTTCCCCCATTACTCACCGAATAATCAGGGTCAAACAAAGAATTAGACTGCCCATTCAACAAACTGTTGTTGCTGATATCGGTCAACTGATCGTCCTGCCCATAGGTCACGGTCCCCATATAACGCATTCGCAAATCTAAAGATAAGGGCCTGCTCGGACTGTAATAAATGTTCTTTCCTAGGTAGATGGTCCAACCACCTCCCAGTTGCGTGCAAGCGTCGCTCTGCTGCCAAGCAACACCTCCACCACCGCCCAAAAACCAATGACCGCCATAGCCATCGCTCTCCTGAGCCTGTAGCTGCCCCAAACTCCCCAAAGAGAGCAGAAGCACTAA
This genomic interval from Saprospira grandis contains the following:
- a CDS encoding beta strand repeat-containing protein, which encodes MRSFIYSVLVLLLSLGSLGQLQAQESDGYGGHWFLGGGGGVAWQQSDACTQLGGGWTIYLGKNIYYSPSRPLSLDLRMRYMGTVTYGQDDQLTDISNNSLLNGQSNSLFDPDYSVSNGGSNFVYHNHRTAFNDLSLEARINFENLRRNHNIWLSLYGGIGLGWYRVAYDQLDQRVFLDDEYINLYNSVAGDSTLSSSEIVDQLVGGRDGDYETFTDGWGDYSVIFTPSVGFELGYWVTPRFAIGFGHRVNWTLTDNFDGVVRDGNNEIHHFSNFFIHGRLTDHHEEEVKPLPDPQAAPPQVSFTNPSGSSATTNNSSYTVRATVRNVRSASDIRFIQNGQVIDNFSYSNGNFQVTIRLQQGANNINIRANNPSGTDQDVATINYEPIIRQDPPPSVVITTPSANPYTTSSSSASVRATIRNVNSSNNVSCTLNGQSVNNFSFSGSSFSLSNISLQNGSNTVVVSASNNAGQASDQTVIIYKQPVNNNTNNPNPPTVNITSPSSNPYNSSSSSATIRATIRNVRSSSNISFTVNGQVVRNFSFSGTSFVASNINLQQGSNNIVITASNSDGNGSDQTSIIYQPVRNATPPTVNITTPSANPYNSSNNNATIRATIRNVRTSRDISFTVNGQASSSFSFSGTSFVATGINLQQGNNFIVISASNQDGNASDQTTIIYQPQRTPTPPTVNITSPSADPYTASTNRATIRATIRNVNNSNDVQMQVNGQTIRNFSFAGTNFVATNVNLQQGNNVVVISASNPDGTASDQTTIIYKPQRNPNPPTVSITSPSADPYTSSASQANIRATIRNVNNSNDVQMQVNGQTIRRFSLSGSSFSANNVSLQQGNNVVVISASNQDGTASDQTTIIYKPQRVATPPTVDITTPSANPYNTPSNTTTIRASIQHVDNNRAVRFKVNGQTVRNFSFSGTSFVANNVRLQQGNNTIVVSASNQDGNASDQTTIIYKPQRVPTPPTVNITTPSADPYTSTSNSTTVKASIQHVGSSSNVRFTVNGQTVRNFSFSGTSFVANNVRLQQGNNTIVVSASNQDGNASDQTTIIYKPQRVPTPPTVNITTPSADPYTSTSNSTTVKASIQHVGSSSNVRFTVNGQTVRNFSFSGTSFVANNVRLQQGNNTIVVSASNQDGNASDQTVVIFKPQRISTPPTVKITTPSTDPYNSPNTNTRIVATTSNISRKSEISFSLNNQNVSNFNFANNTITASVNLKQGSNQISIKVRNQDGSATDQTVITYKPAPAPTVRITSPSADPHTVAQNQVDIQADVFNVNSANDIRFTVNGQTNRNFRFSNNKFTAPNIRLNTGNNTFVVSASNAQGNASDQTVVIYQPAPQPPTVDITTPSSNPYTAASNSTTIRATIRNVSSSSNVSFLVNGRAVSNFSFSGTSFSATNVPLRQGNNSISISGQNSAGTASDAVTLIYKPAPTPDVRNLNVIISPNLNKCFAAVSAEVLNVSSKNEVSFQVNGRRVSDFTLAGSRLNARVDVSNLGSGAITFTVSAQTTGGSDSENKRASLADCSLNVSGGNSSTIGGNNNTKDPRNSGGNNGANSRPKPSVTFTSPRLGTSSVRTVNVRATITNVDNRSQVRFKLNGQNMSNFQLSGINFQANNVGLRPGSNLLEITATNNNGSTTQTFAITYNAGGGTSNTADRKADNNNQNSSTNSGSTVNDKKQSNKRTKTSTKDQKRRGSTTKTEAEKKEEAKTQKRRGN